In Desulfuromonas sp., one DNA window encodes the following:
- a CDS encoding FAD-dependent oxidoreductase, with protein sequence MAKVLLLVGGGHAHLSVLAGLKKVVRGGHRAILVSPGDYHYYSGMGPGVLAGTYRPAQARFHLRRMVQERGGVFLKGEAVGIDPERRTVRLASGEELGYDVVSFNVGSEVVADRLEAAGEAVVPVKPITNLPAARRRILEGLAQGPLRLVVVGGGPAGLEVAGNLWRLGQAGRGRLGITLASAHGLLYGFPPRAGTLARNSLAARGIRFLEGERVLKVAGGQALLSGGSTVPCDIAILAAGIRPPSLFGTSGLPVGPDGGLLVNDYLQSVAFPEIFGGGDCIHFQPRPLARVGVYAVRQNPILFHNLRAALGGGALRPFRPQKDYMLIFNLGDGRGILRRKGWVWDGHPACLFKDWIDRRFMKKFQLSGEAREAGDDI encoded by the coding sequence ATGGCAAAAGTCCTGCTCCTTGTCGGAGGCGGGCACGCCCATCTGAGTGTCCTCGCCGGGCTGAAAAAGGTGGTCAGAGGGGGGCACCGGGCGATTCTCGTCAGCCCCGGGGACTACCACTATTATTCGGGCATGGGCCCCGGAGTCCTGGCCGGGACTTACCGGCCGGCACAGGCCCGTTTTCACCTTCGGCGGATGGTACAGGAGCGGGGCGGGGTTTTTCTCAAGGGCGAGGCGGTGGGGATCGACCCGGAGCGGCGCACCGTGAGGCTGGCTTCCGGCGAAGAGTTGGGCTATGACGTTGTCTCCTTCAACGTCGGAAGCGAGGTGGTCGCCGACCGGCTGGAGGCGGCCGGAGAAGCCGTCGTCCCGGTCAAGCCGATCACCAACCTTCCGGCGGCTCGGCGGCGCATTTTGGAGGGGCTGGCGCAAGGGCCCCTTCGTCTGGTGGTGGTAGGAGGGGGCCCGGCGGGATTGGAGGTCGCGGGAAATCTCTGGCGCCTCGGCCAGGCTGGACGGGGGCGGCTCGGCATCACTCTGGCCTCCGCCCACGGGCTGCTGTACGGCTTTCCTCCCCGGGCCGGGACCCTGGCCAGAAACTCCCTGGCCGCCCGCGGCATCCGGTTTCTGGAGGGAGAGCGGGTTCTGAAGGTCGCCGGGGGGCAGGCTCTCCTGTCGGGCGGCTCGACCGTGCCGTGTGACATCGCGATCCTCGCCGCCGGCATCCGGCCTCCCTCTCTGTTCGGAACATCCGGGCTTCCGGTCGGGCCCGACGGGGGGTTGCTGGTCAACGATTATCTGCAGAGCGTCGCTTTCCCGGAAATTTTTGGCGGCGGCGACTGCATCCATTTTCAGCCCCGTCCCCTGGCCCGGGTCGGGGTCTACGCCGTGCGCCAGAACCCCATCCTCTTCCACAACCTGCGGGCCGCCCTCGGTGGGGGAGCACTCAGGCCGTTTCGGCCGCAGAAGGATTACATGCTCATCTTTAACCTGGGGGACGGCCGGGGTATCCTGCGCCGCAAGGGCTGGGTGTGGGACGGTCATCCCGCCTGCCTGTTCAAGGACTGGATCGACCGTCGCTTCATGAAGAAATTTCAGCTCTCCGGCGAAGCCCGGGAGGCGGGGGACGATATTTAA
- a CDS encoding ACP phosphodiesterase, which translates to MNYLVHLYLSDPTPECLLGTLMGDFVKGRIGESFAPGVRRGIVLHRKVDVFAESHPAFRSSKGRICDSYGYFRGILVDIFYDHFMARNWERYGSEPLPEFARRVYAVLENHAGSLPAPMKSTASAMIAHNWLVSYREMDVIGRVLERVSSRLRRPNPLGLGLAELEKNYAGLEDDFRAFLPEAQDFVRCFPHEG; encoded by the coding sequence GTGAACTACCTGGTCCACCTCTACCTGTCCGATCCGACCCCCGAATGCCTGCTCGGCACCCTCATGGGCGATTTTGTCAAGGGCCGGATCGGCGAGAGCTTCGCGCCGGGGGTCAGGCGCGGCATCGTGCTTCACCGCAAGGTGGACGTCTTCGCCGAATCCCACCCCGCCTTTCGATCCAGCAAGGGCCGGATTTGCGACTCCTACGGCTATTTTCGGGGCATCCTGGTGGACATCTTCTATGACCACTTCATGGCCCGGAACTGGGAGCGCTACGGCTCGGAGCCCCTGCCCGAATTCGCCCGGCGCGTCTACGCCGTTCTCGAGAATCACGCCGGAAGCCTTCCGGCTCCGATGAAGAGCACGGCCTCGGCCATGATTGCCCACAACTGGCTCGTTTCCTACAGAGAGATGGATGTTATCGGAAGGGTTCTGGAGCGGGTATCCTCGCGGCTGCGGCGTCCGAACCCGCTCGGCCTGGGGTTGGCGGAGCTGGAGAAAAACTATGCCGGACTGGAGGATGATTTCAGGGCCTTCCTGCCGGAGGCCCAAGACTTCGTACGGTGCTTTCCCCACGAGGGTTAA